The following proteins are co-located in the uncultured Draconibacterium sp. genome:
- the odhB gene encoding 2-oxoglutarate dehydrogenase complex dihydrolipoyllysine-residue succinyltransferase, with translation MILEIKVPSPGESITEVEIGSWLVEDGAVVSKNQEIAEVESDKATLTIVASEGGKISIKAEEGEAVPVGEVVCTIDTSVQPEAGSKKLEGESEQSQSQSQSQSQSQSQSQSQSQSQSQSQSQSQSQSKSSIENPASSIESAEFDKVKVTSVAKEIMKEHGLSIDDVIAGLKRLGKKEVEAVVNTPQAAASFAVQKEASREADRERMSSLRRKLSARLVSVKNETAMLTTFNEIDMSFVMNLRKQNQQKFVDKHGFKLGFMSFFTKAVALAAEAHPMVNAQIDGDEIVMPQFVDVGIAVSTPKGLMVPIVRNAEVKSIPEIELEIKELAEKARTKKISVEELTGGTFTITNGGVFGSLLSTPIINPPQSAILGMHNIVERPVAVDGQVVIRPMMFVALSYDHRIIDGKDSVGFLVKVKEMIENPERMFTGGKDAAELLLGI, from the coding sequence ATGATACTTGAAATCAAAGTTCCCAGTCCGGGAGAATCAATAACTGAAGTAGAAATAGGCAGCTGGCTTGTTGAAGATGGTGCTGTTGTTTCCAAAAATCAGGAAATAGCGGAAGTAGAATCAGATAAGGCTACGCTTACCATTGTTGCCAGCGAAGGTGGGAAAATTTCGATTAAAGCTGAAGAAGGTGAAGCAGTGCCTGTTGGCGAGGTAGTTTGTACCATTGATACCAGTGTACAGCCGGAAGCCGGAAGTAAGAAGTTGGAAGGAGAAAGTGAGCAGTCTCAGTCTCAGTCTCAGTCTCAGTCTCAGTCTCAGTCTCAGTCTCAGTCTCAGTCTCAGTCTCAGTCTCAGTCTCAGTCACAGTCACAGTCACAGTCGAAATCCAGTATCGAGAATCCGGCATCGAGTATCGAGTCAGCTGAATTTGATAAAGTAAAGGTTACTTCGGTGGCCAAAGAAATAATGAAAGAACACGGTCTTTCGATAGATGATGTTATTGCGGGCTTAAAACGTTTGGGCAAAAAAGAGGTGGAAGCAGTGGTAAACACACCACAGGCAGCCGCTTCGTTTGCCGTGCAAAAAGAAGCAAGCCGCGAGGCCGACCGCGAGCGTATGTCGAGTTTGCGTAGAAAGTTGAGTGCACGTTTGGTTTCGGTAAAGAACGAAACGGCCATGTTGACCACCTTTAACGAAATTGACATGAGCTTTGTGATGAATCTGCGCAAACAAAACCAGCAGAAATTTGTGGATAAACACGGTTTCAAGTTGGGATTTATGTCGTTTTTTACAAAAGCTGTGGCGCTTGCTGCCGAGGCGCACCCCATGGTAAATGCTCAGATTGACGGCGATGAAATTGTAATGCCGCAGTTTGTTGATGTTGGAATTGCTGTTTCAACACCAAAAGGATTAATGGTGCCAATTGTGCGAAATGCCGAAGTAAAATCGATTCCTGAAATTGAGTTGGAAATAAAAGAACTGGCGGAAAAAGCCAGAACTAAAAAAATATCGGTTGAAGAGTTAACCGGCGGAACGTTTACCATTACCAATGGTGGCGTGTTTGGTTCTTTACTTTCAACGCCAATTATTAATCCTCCGCAGTCGGCTATTTTAGGCATGCACAACATTGTTGAGCGTCCTGTGGCTGTTGACGGACAGGTGGTTATTCGTCCGATGATGTTTGTGGCCTTGTCGTACGATCACCGAATTATTGATGGAAAAGATTCGGTTGGATTTTTGGTGAAAGTAAAAGAGATGATTGAAAACCCGGAACGTATGTTTACCGGAGGTAAAGATGCCGCTGAGTTGTTGCTAGGGATTTAA
- a CDS encoding DEAD/DEAH box helicase family protein, which produces MTKDKNQNPEQIARDKIDQMLIEAGWIVQSKNEVDLGAGRGIALREYQVETKFADYVLFVDKNPVGIIEAKKEDEGHKLTVAEDQASEYAKAKLKYLNNDPLPFVFESTGTITRFRDTRDPKPRGRNIFWFYRPETLADWLQKDKSLRSRLLDIPQLNETGLRPAQIKAIKNLEQSFKKNKPKALIQMATGAGKTFTAATFAYRLLEHAKAKRILFLVDTKNLGEQAEQEFMAFQPNDSNRKFTEFYNVQRLTSSYIATDSQICISTIQRMYAILKGEELDENAEDTNPNESTWMEQQRNKKQAMPVEYAAKVPIEQFDFIIIDECHRSIYNLWKQVLDYFDAFLIGLTATPDKRTFGFFEENVVSEYTYEESVIDGVNVPYDVYNIETEISQKGSVIKAGWFVDRRDKLTRKTRWQQEDEDTEYLKNDLDKKVVNPSQIRNIIRQYKKALETEIFPNRKDENGEYEVPKTLVFAKTDSHADDIIKIIRKEFDEGDDFCKKLTYKIKEDPKSVLNRFRNSYYPRIAVTVDMIATGTDVKPLEVLLFMRDVKSVNYFEQMKGRGTRTINKDSLQLVSKTAKAKTHFIIVDAVGVTKSKKTDSRPLERKPSVGLKDLLGAVTMGVAEEDLFLSLANRLIRLEKEITDKEKDKLLEHSKGKNLKQISKELLSAFDKDEIEEKALPIIEAIPIQERTPEKEEQARKQAQKELIDTAASTFNGKLNDYIEKVRIEHDQIIDSHNIDKVTKSEWDTTSVDKAKEIVKDFSEYLEANQDEIKALTIFYKQPYNRRNITFKMIKEVFDKLKLDKPMLAPDYVWDAYSQLEAVKSKQPIDELTALISLIRRACGIDTELKAFDTTIDENFKNWIFKQNAGKHNRFTTEQMDWLRELKNHVVNSYHIEIEDLDYTPFDEKGGRGKMYQLFGAEMTQIIEELNEVLAA; this is translated from the coding sequence ATGACTAAAGATAAAAATCAAAATCCTGAACAAATAGCCAGAGATAAAATCGACCAAATGTTGATTGAAGCTGGTTGGATTGTTCAATCAAAAAATGAAGTTGACTTAGGAGCTGGCAGAGGTATAGCGTTAAGAGAATATCAGGTGGAAACAAAATTTGCAGATTATGTACTTTTCGTAGACAAAAACCCTGTTGGAATTATCGAAGCCAAAAAAGAGGATGAAGGTCATAAATTAACTGTAGCCGAAGACCAAGCATCAGAATACGCAAAAGCAAAACTTAAATACCTGAACAACGACCCTTTGCCTTTCGTTTTTGAAAGCACTGGAACAATTACACGTTTTAGAGATACAAGAGACCCAAAACCAAGGGGAAGAAACATTTTTTGGTTTTACAGACCCGAAACGCTTGCCGATTGGTTACAAAAAGACAAAAGTTTAAGAAGCAGATTATTAGATATTCCCCAATTAAATGAAACAGGGCTACGCCCTGCTCAAATTAAGGCTATCAAAAACTTGGAGCAATCTTTTAAAAAGAACAAGCCAAAAGCCTTAATACAAATGGCAACGGGAGCTGGTAAAACTTTTACCGCAGCTACTTTTGCATATCGTTTATTGGAACACGCCAAAGCCAAACGAATTTTATTTTTGGTGGACACTAAAAATTTGGGCGAACAAGCCGAACAGGAATTTATGGCTTTTCAACCCAACGACAGTAACCGAAAATTCACTGAATTTTATAATGTTCAACGGCTTACTTCAAGCTACATTGCAACCGATAGTCAGATTTGCATTTCTACCATTCAGCGAATGTACGCCATATTGAAAGGCGAAGAATTAGACGAAAATGCCGAAGACACCAACCCAAATGAATCGACTTGGATGGAACAACAGCGAAATAAAAAACAGGCGATGCCTGTTGAATATGCTGCAAAAGTACCCATTGAGCAATTCGATTTTATAATAATTGACGAATGCCACCGCTCTATTTACAATCTTTGGAAACAAGTGTTGGACTATTTCGATGCTTTTCTGATTGGTTTAACTGCCACGCCCGACAAACGGACTTTTGGTTTTTTTGAAGAAAATGTAGTGAGCGAATACACTTACGAAGAATCGGTGATTGATGGCGTAAATGTTCCTTACGATGTGTACAACATTGAAACGGAAATATCGCAAAAAGGAAGTGTAATAAAAGCAGGTTGGTTTGTGGATAGGCGTGATAAACTCACCCGAAAAACCCGTTGGCAACAAGAAGATGAAGACACCGAATACCTGAAAAACGATTTGGATAAAAAGGTGGTGAATCCGAGCCAAATACGCAATATTATCCGACAATATAAAAAGGCGTTGGAAACTGAAATATTCCCGAACCGAAAAGACGAAAACGGAGAATATGAAGTGCCTAAAACATTGGTGTTTGCCAAAACCGACAGCCACGCAGATGATATAATTAAAATCATTCGCAAGGAATTTGACGAAGGCGACGATTTCTGTAAAAAGCTGACTTACAAAATAAAAGAAGACCCAAAATCGGTATTGAACCGTTTCCGAAATTCGTATTACCCACGCATTGCCGTTACGGTGGATATGATTGCAACGGGAACCGATGTAAAACCTTTGGAAGTGTTGTTGTTTATGCGTGATGTGAAAAGCGTAAACTACTTTGAACAAATGAAAGGCAGGGGAACACGAACGATTAACAAAGACAGTTTGCAGTTGGTTTCTAAAACAGCAAAAGCCAAAACCCATTTTATTATTGTGGATGCGGTGGGTGTAACAAAATCGAAAAAAACCGACAGCCGACCTTTGGAACGAAAACCAAGCGTTGGTTTGAAAGACTTACTGGGTGCGGTTACAATGGGCGTTGCCGAAGAGGATTTGTTTCTTTCGTTGGCTAACCGACTTATCCGATTAGAAAAGGAAATAACCGACAAGGAAAAAGACAAATTATTGGAGCATTCAAAAGGTAAAAACCTAAAACAAATCTCAAAGGAATTGCTATCGGCTTTTGATAAAGATGAAATTGAAGAAAAAGCCTTACCAATTATTGAAGCAATTCCAATTCAGGAACGTACGCCTGAAAAAGAAGAACAAGCACGGAAACAGGCTCAAAAAGAATTGATTGATACAGCTGCTTCCACTTTTAACGGAAAGCTGAACGATTACATTGAAAAAGTGCGGATTGAACACGACCAAATTATAGATAGCCACAATATCGACAAGGTAACAAAATCGGAATGGGATACCACTTCGGTAGATAAAGCCAAAGAAATTGTAAAAGATTTTAGCGAATACCTCGAAGCCAATCAGGACGAAATAAAAGCCCTTACCATATTTTACAAACAACCTTACAACCGCCGTAACATTACCTTTAAAATGATTAAAGAGGTGTTTGATAAACTGAAATTGGACAAACCAATGCTTGCACCCGATTATGTTTGGGACGCATACAGCCAATTGGAAGCGGTGAAAAGCAAACAACCCATTGATGAACTCACCGCTTTAATTTCCTTAATCCGCAGGGCTTGTGGTATTGATACCGAATTGAAAGCTTTTGACACCACCATTGATGAAAATTTCAAAAACTGGATTTTCAAACAAAATGCAGGTAAACACAACCGTTTTACTACCGAGCAAATGGACTGGTTGCGAGAATTAAAAAATCACGTTGTAAACTCGTACCACATTGAAATTGAAGACCTCGATTATACCCCATTTGACGAAAAAGGCGGACGAGGAAAAATGTACCAACTCTTTGGTGCCGAGATGACACAGATTATTGAGGAATTGAATGAGGTGTTGGCGGCGTAA
- a CDS encoding GxxExxY protein yields MKHEELTHKIIGCAMKVHSTLGNGFQEVIYQRALAIEMAKQNLSFQREMEMEIFYEGEHIGTRRVDFFVEEEIMVELKALINLEDVHLAQAMNYCQAYNLPIGLLINFGSKSLQFKRVYNVNHPENKSELGLNRLKDDRINSCAEREILKSKNPKNHNSDK; encoded by the coding sequence ATGAAACACGAAGAATTAACACATAAAATAATAGGATGTGCAATGAAGGTACATTCAACACTTGGAAATGGATTTCAGGAAGTTATTTACCAACGGGCATTGGCTATTGAGATGGCAAAACAAAATCTATCCTTTCAAAGAGAAATGGAGATGGAAATTTTTTACGAGGGCGAACATATAGGAACGCGAAGAGTAGATTTTTTTGTTGAAGAGGAGATAATGGTTGAACTAAAAGCACTGATTAACCTTGAGGATGTTCATTTAGCTCAGGCGATGAATTACTGTCAGGCTTATAATTTGCCTATTGGATTACTCATCAACTTTGGCTCAAAAAGTTTACAGTTTAAAAGAGTGTACAATGTGAATCATCCTGAAAATAAGTCAGAATTAGGATTAAATAGATTAAAGGATGATAGGATTAACTCTTGCGCAGAAAGAGAAATCCTAAAATCAAAGAATCCTAAAAATCATAATTCAGACAAATGA
- a CDS encoding restriction endonuclease subunit S: MREDWEEVELGEVCFTTSGGTPSRNNLEFYQGEIPWVKSGELDKGIIYDTEEHISEEAVKKSSAKIFPEGTLLIALYGATIGKLAFLGVEATTNQAICGIYKSQAIASKYLYNFLLNRKQKLISQGTGGAQPNISQTILKKLSVPLAPLPIQRAIVSKIEALFSDLDNGIANFKTAQAQLKIYRQAVLKKAFEGKLSELGKVGLKDDRIIEEEILKSNNPKNPNSDNLPKGWKWVKLGEVALVNTGSTPKRGNSKYWDNGTIPWITSGALNELFVNKADEYITETALKETNCKIISEGSLLVAMYGEGKTRGKCSELKIDAATNQAIATISMLNEYSKSKVFVKWFFIMNYEEIRLLSSGGVQPNLNLSIIKNTIIPFPPIAEQTQIVQEIESRLSVCDKVEQSISESLIKAEALRQSILKKAFEGKLLSEAEIEQCKKEADYEPASGLLTRIERSRNEKIKAEKLAKEQEQKKATTKKKSKK; this comes from the coding sequence ATGAGAGAAGATTGGGAAGAAGTTGAATTGGGTGAGGTTTGTTTTACTACTTCGGGAGGTACACCTTCAAGAAATAATCTTGAATTTTATCAAGGTGAAATTCCTTGGGTTAAATCTGGTGAATTAGATAAAGGTATAATTTACGATACAGAAGAGCATATTTCGGAAGAAGCAGTAAAAAAATCAAGTGCTAAAATTTTTCCCGAAGGCACTTTATTGATTGCATTGTACGGTGCAACAATTGGCAAACTTGCATTTTTAGGTGTTGAAGCAACCACAAACCAAGCAATTTGTGGAATTTATAAAAGTCAGGCGATTGCATCTAAATACTTATACAACTTTCTTTTAAATAGGAAACAAAAATTAATATCACAAGGCACTGGTGGTGCTCAGCCAAATATTAGTCAAACAATTTTAAAAAAACTATCTGTACCTCTCGCCCCCCTTCCCATTCAACGAGCGATAGTTTCCAAAATCGAAGCCCTGTTTTCCGATTTAGACAACGGCATAGCCAATTTTAAAACCGCACAGGCGCAATTAAAAATATACCGACAAGCGGTTTTGAAAAAAGCTTTTGAGGGGAAATTGTCAGAATTAGGAAAAGTAGGATTAAAGGATGATAGGATTATTGAAGAAGAAATCCTAAAATCAAATAATCCTAAAAATCCCAATTCAGACAACTTGCCGAAAGGGTGGAAATGGGTGAAATTGGGTGAGGTGGCTTTAGTAAATACAGGTTCTACACCCAAGAGAGGTAATTCAAAATATTGGGATAATGGAACAATTCCTTGGATAACAAGCGGTGCATTGAATGAATTATTTGTAAATAAGGCAGATGAATATATTACAGAAACTGCATTAAAAGAAACAAACTGTAAAATAATATCAGAGGGTTCATTGTTGGTTGCAATGTATGGAGAGGGAAAAACAAGGGGAAAGTGCTCAGAATTAAAAATTGATGCTGCAACTAATCAAGCAATTGCAACTATATCAATGCTTAATGAATATAGTAAATCAAAGGTTTTTGTGAAATGGTTTTTTATTATGAATTATGAAGAAATTAGGTTGTTATCAAGTGGAGGAGTACAACCAAATTTAAACTTGTCAATTATTAAAAATACAATTATTCCATTTCCACCAATTGCCGAACAAACCCAAATCGTCCAAGAAATAGAAAGCCGTTTATCCGTTTGCGACAAAGTGGAGCAAAGTATCAGCGAAAGCCTCATAAAAGCAGAAGCCCTTCGCCAAAGCATTCTCAAAAAAGCATTTGAAGGCAAACTGTTGAGCGAAGCCGAAATTGAACAATGCAAAAAGGAAGCCGACTACGAGCCTGCAAGTGGACTGCTCACTCGTATTGAGCGAAGTCGAAATGAAAAAATAAAAGCCGAGAAATTAGCAAAAGAACAAGAACAGAAAAAAGCAACTACTAAAAAGAAAAGCAAGAAATAA